The genomic segment CACCACATGTTCCGGGTCACCCGCAACGAGGACCTGGAAGTCGAGGAGGACGACGCCGAGAACCTCCTCCAGGCCCTGGAGAAGGAGCTCATGCGGCGCCGCTTCGGCCCGCCGGTCCGCCTGGAGGTCGAGGAGTCCATCGACCCCTACGTCCTCGACCTGCTCGTCCGCGAGCTGAAGGTCACCGACGCCGAGGTCTACCCGCTGCCCGGCCCGCTCGACCTCACCGGGCTCTTCGGCATAGCGTCGCTGGACCGGCAGGAGCTGAAGTACCCCAAGTTCATCGCCGGCACCCACCGCGACCTCGCCGAGGTCGAGTCCGCGTCCGCACCGGACGTCTTCGCGGCCCTCCGCGAACGCGACGTGCTCCTCCACCACCCGTACGACTCCTTCTCCACCTCCGTCCAGGCGTTCCTGGAACAGGCGGCGGGCGACCCGGACGTGCTGGCGATCAAGCAGACGCTCTACCGCACCTCCGGCGACTCCCCGATAGTGGACGCCCTGATCGACGCCGCCGAATCCGGCAAGCAGGTCCTCGTCCTCGTCGAGATCAAGGCCCGCTTCGACGAACAGGCCAACATCAAGTGGGCCCGCAAGCTGGAAGAAGCCGGCTGCCACGTCGTCTACGGCCTCGTCGGGCTGAAGACCCACTGCAAGCTGTCGCTCGTCGTCCGCCAGGAGGGCGACACCCTGCGCCGCTACTCCCACGTCGGCACCGGCAACTACCACCCCAAGACGGCCCGGCTCTACGAGGACATCGGCCTGCTCACCGCCGACCCCCAGGTCGGCGCGGACCTCTCCGACCTCTTCAACCGGCTCTCCGGCTACTCCCGCCGCGAGACCTACCGCCGGCTGCTGGTCGCCCCCAAGTCGCTCCGCGACGGGCTCGTCGCCCGCATCAACAAGGAGATCGCCCACCACCGCGCCGGGCGCCCCGCCTACGTCCGCTTCAAGGTCAACTCCATGGTCGACGAAGCGATCATCGACGCCTGCTACCGGGCCTCGCAGGCCGGCGTCCCCGTGGACATCTGGGTACGCGGCATCTGCGCGGTCCGCCCCGGCGTCCCCGGCCTCTCCGAGAACGTCCGCGTCCGGTCGATACTCGGCCGCTTCCTCGAACACTCACGGCTCTTCTCCTTCGGCAACGGAGGCGAACCCGAAGTCTGGTTCGGCAGCGCCGACATGATGCACCGCAACCTCGACCGCCGGATCGAAGCCCTGGTCCGGGTCACCGACCCGGCCCACCGCGCCGCACTCAGCCGGCTCCTGGAGACCGGCATGGCCGACACCACCTCCTCGTGGCACCTGGGTCCCGACGGCGAATGGACCCGCCACTCCACGGACGCGGACGGCCAGCCCCTGCGGCACGTACAGGAAATGCTCATCGACGCACGGAGGCGCAGGCGTGCGACGCCCTGACCAGCAGACGCCCGGTACCGCCACGGCACTCTCCGCCGAGGCGGTCCTCGCGCCCTACCTCCGCGCCCAGGCGGCCGACTTCCTCCGGAGTCTGCGCCTGCACCGCGAACAGAGCGCCCCCACCGACACCGGCGGCCGGGGCGCGGAGGAAGCCGCCCGCGCGCTGCGCCGCTCGGCCCGCCGCATCAGCGGAACCCTGCACACCTTCAAGGGGCTCCTCGACCCCGGCTGGGCCGACCAGCTCCGGGCCGAACTGGCCTGGCTCTCCGGCACCCTCGCCCGCGAGCACGACTGCTCCACCCGGCTCCTGCGCCTCCTCGAAGCGCTCCACCGGCTCTCCGGCGCCCACCTCCCGGCCGCCCGCACCGGCACCGGAAAGGCGACCGCCACCGGCACCGGCCCCGGCAGCGGTACGGCCACGGACCGGGCGGCCCTGGACGTCGGCGCCGCCCGCGCCGGCGCCCTGCTGGAACGCCAGCTCACCCTGGCCCGCACCCGCGCGCACTCCGCCGCGCTCCAGGCGCTCGGCTCCTCGCGGTTCCACGCCGTCGCCGACTCCGTCGCCCTGCTCGCCTCCGAGGTCCCGCTCACCGGCGCGGCCGGCGCCCCCGCCGCCGAAACCCTCCTCGGCCCCTCCGAACACGCCCGCGGCCGGCTGCTCGGCGCCGTCGCAGCCCTGCCACCCGGGGAGGCCGCCGACGTCTACAACGAGGCGCACGACGCGCACTGGCACCAGATCCGGCTGCTGCTCCGCCTCCACCGGTACGCCCACGAAGTCGTGGCCGGCGCCCCCGACCCGGTCCTCGCCGGTCCGGAGCACGCCCTCGACCTGCACCGGGAGGCCTCCGAGGCCGCCTCCGCCGCGTCGGCGGCGGCCCGCACCCCGCGCATCGCCCCCGCCACCGCGTACGCCCTCGGCGTCCTCCACGCCGACCAGCGTCACGAGGTCGACGCCGCCCGCTGCGTGTTCCGCGACACCTGGCCGTACGCCGCGGCCGTGGCGGCGCCATGAGCTCGCCCAGCCCGGTGCTCGCCGCCGGCTGCGTGCTCTGGCGCCGCTCCCCGTACGACGGCGCCCTGCAGGTCTGCCTCGTGCACCGGCCGCGCTACGACGACTGGTCGCACCCCAAGGGGAAGCTGAAGCGCGGCGAGAGCGCGCGGGAGGCCGCGGTGCGCGAGGTGCTGGAGGAGACCGGCCACCACTGCGAACCCGGCACCGCGCTGCCGACCCTGCGGTACGAGGTGAACGGGCACCCCAAGGAGGTCTTCTACTGGGAGGCCCCCGCCACCGGCGGAGCCTTCGTACCCAATGACGAGGTGGACCGCGTCGCCTGGCTCTCCCCCGCCGCCGCCCGTGGCCGGCTGACCCGCCCCGCCGACCGGGTGCCGCTCGACGCCGCCCTGGCCGCCCTGCCGGACGCCTGAAAAGCCGGGAACCTCGGGCCGGACGCCCTGCGGGCCCGTCCTCCCGCGCGTCAACACGGCAACGCGTTCCCGCCCCGGACCACTCCCGCGCGCGTCAACCCCGCACGCACTCCCTCACCCCGGGCCGCACCGCGTCCGGGGCCCCACGCGTGCCCGTGACCCCGCACCGTCCGACACGGTTCACCTTCCGTTCACTCCCTCCCGTAGGGCGCTTCACCTGTTCTGCCTAATTTCGGACTTACACGGTGCGAGGCGCTCAGCCAACGCACCATTCCTCATCGCACGCCGTCGTAGAACGTATCGACCACGGCGGCTCCTGGAAGGAACACCCGAAAGTGAAGCTTCAGCGCAAGAACCGGCTTCGTGCCACCGCGCTCGGTGCCCTCGCCGTCTCCGGCGCCCTGGTCCTCACGGCGTGCGGTTCGGACGACAACACCAGCAGCAGCACGACCGGCGGGTCCAGCCAGTCCGCCTCGGCCGCCGCCTCGGACATCTCCTGCGACGGTGCCACCGGCCAGCTCCTGGCCTCGGGTTCCAGCGCGCAGAAGAACGCCGTGGACCTCTGGGTGAAGAACTACATGGCCGCCTGCTCCGGCGTCGAGGTCAACTACAAGTCCTCCTCCTCCGGCGAAGGCATCATCGCCTTCAACCAGGGCACCGTCGGCTTCGCCGGCTCCGACTCCGCGCTGAAGCCGGAAGAGGTCACCGACTCGAAGAAGATCTGCAAGACCGGCCAGGGCATCAACCTCCCGATGGTCGGCGGCCCGATCGCGATCGGCTTCCACCTCGAAGGTGTCGACAGCCTGACGCTGGACGCCCCCACCCTCGCGAAGATCTTCGACACGAAGATCAAGAAGTGGAACGACGAGGCCATCGCCAAGCTCAACCCGGGCGTCAAGCTGCCGGACAAGGCGATCCAGCCCTTCCACCGCTCCGAGGACTCCGGCACCACGCAGAACCTCGGCAAGTACCTCGCCGCCACCGCCGGTGACAACTGGAAGTACGAGCCCGAGAAGAAGTGGCCGGCCCCCGGCGGCCAGGCCGCGACCGGCTCCGCCGGTGTCGCCGCCCAGGTGAAGCAGGTCGACGGCTCGATCGGTTACTTCGAGCTCTCCTACGCCACCTCGCAGTCGATCTCCACCGTCGACATCAACACCGGCGCCTCCGCCCCGGTCAAGGCCTCCCCGGAGACCGCCTCCGCCGCCATCGCCGCCGCCAAGATCAAGGGCACCGGCAAGGACCTGGCGCTCGACCTCGACTACACCACCAAGGCCGAGGGCGCCTACCCGATCGTCCTCGTCACCTACGAGGTCGTCTGCGACACCGGCAACAAGGCCGAGACCCTCCCGACGGTCAAGTCCTTCCTGACCTACACCGCCTCCGACGCGGGCCAGAAGGTCCTCACCGAGGCCGGCTACGCGCCGATCCCGGCCGAGATCAACACGAAGGTCCGCGAGACCATCGCCGCCCTCTCGTAATCACGCTCCACCCGCTCCACCCCTCCGCCTCCGGCGGAACCCCGTACGGCCCGGCCCCCGACCCGGACCGGGCCGTACGGACACGAACGACCGGCGGCCGGTACGGCAGCAGACCCGCAAGGGCCTCGGCCACCGACCGGCCGCCACGCGATCCCATCCGGTGCACCGCCGCCAGGGGAGCCCCGCTCCCCCACACAGACCGGAAAGACCATGGCCTCCACCACACCGATAGACATCCCACCGGCCCCGCCGGCCCGTCCGACCCGCCCGGCCACATCGACCGGGCGCGCAGGCGACAAGATCTTCCTGGGCCTCTCCCGGGGCTCGGGCATCCTGCTTCTGGTGATCATGGCGTCCATCGCCGTGTTCCTCACCTACCGCGCCGTACTCGCCGTCTCGAAGGACGAGGGCAACTTCCTCACCACCTTCGACTGGAACCCGGCGGGCGACCCGCCGGTCTTCGGCATCGCGGTCCTGCTCTTCGGCACCGTCGTCAGCTCGATCGTCGCGATGGTCATCGCGGTCCCGGTCGCCGTCGGCATCGCCCTCTTCATCTCGCACTACGCGCCGCGCAGGCTGGCCGCCCCCCTCTCGTACGTCGTCGACCTGCTCGCCGCGGTCCCCTCGATCGTCTACGGCATCTGGGGCGCCCTCGTCCTGGTCCCGCACCTGGAGGGCCTCAACCTCTGGCTCGACCAGTACTTCGGCTGGACGTACCTCTTCGAGAAGACCGAGGTCGGCGTCGCCCGCTCCCTCTTCACCGTCGGCATCCTGCTCGCGATCATGATCCTGCCGATCGTGACCAGCGTCAGCCGCGAGGTCTTCCTCCAGGTCCCGCGGATGAACGAGGAAGCCGCCCTGGCCCTCGGCGCCACCCGCTGGGAGGTCATCCGCCTCTCGGTACTGCCCTTCGGCCGCTCCGGCGTCATCTCCGCCTCGATGCTCGGCCTCGGGCGCGCGCTCGGCGAGACGATGGCCGTCGCCACGGTCCTCTCGCCCAGCTTCCTCATCTCGTTCCACCTGCTCAACCCGGGCGGCGGCACCTTCGCCCAGAACATCGCCGCGAAGTTCGACGAGGCCACCCAGCTCGGGCGTGACGCCCTGATCGCCTCCGGTCTCGTGCTCTTCGTGCTCACCCTGCTGGTCAACGGCGCGGCCCGGCTCATCATCGCCCGCCGCAAGGAGTACTCGGGGGCCAACGCATGAGCCACGCACCGACCGGCGTCCAGGACACCCGGACCCCGTCCGAAGGCGCCCTCAGCAGCCGCACCCTCCCCCGCTGGGCACCCCTCGGGTTCGCCGTCGCCGCGATCGCCCTCGGCGTCGGCATAGGCGCCGCGGCCGGCCTCGACAGCCACGTCCAGTGGGGCCTGATCTCCGCCCTGCTCTTCCTGGCGATCTCCTACGTGACGACCACCGTGGTCGAGAACCAGCGCCAGGCGAAGGACCGCCTCGCGACCAGCGTCGTCTGGGTCTGCTTCATCCTCGCGATCGTCCCGCTCGCCTCCCTCGTCTGGACGACGGTGAGCCGCGGCGCGAAGGTCCTCGACGGCTACTTCCTCACCCACTCGATGGCCGGCGTGCTCTCCACCGAGCCCGGCGGCGGCGTCTACCACGCGCTGATCGGCACCCTGGAGCAGGTCGGCATCGCCACCGTCATCTCCGCGCCGATCGGCCTGCTGACCGCCGTATACCTGGTCGAGTACGGCAAGGGCGCCCTCGCCAAGGCCGTCACCTTCTTCGTCGACGTGATGACCGGCATCCCGTCCATCGTCGCCGGCCTCTTCATCCTGTCGATCATGCTCATGGCCGACCTGGGGCCCTCCGGCCTCATGGGCTCGCTCGCCCTGTCGATCCTGATGATCCCGGTCGTGGTCCGCTCCACCGAGGAGATGCTCAAGCTCGTCCCGAACGAGCTGCGCGAGGCGTCGTTCGCCCTCGGCATCCCGAAGTGGCGCACCATCCTGAAGGTGGTCCTGCCGACCGCGATCGGCGGCATCGCCACCGGCGTCATGCTCGCCATCGCCCGCGTCGCCGGTGAGACCGCGCCGATCATCCTGCTCGTCTTCGGCAGCCAGCTGATCAACACCAACCCGTTCAGCGACCCGCAGTCCTCGCTCCCGTACTACATCTGGGAGCAGTACAAGGTCGGTTCCGAGGCGTCGTACGACCGCGCCTGGGGTGCGGCACTGGTGCTGATCGCCTTCGTCATGATCCTCAACCTGGTGGCCCGCGGCATCGCCCGCTGGAAGGCCCCGAAGACCAGCCGCTGACCGCGGCCACGAAAGAAGCAGTGATTCAGATGGCGAAGCGCATCGACGTCAGCGGCCTCACCGCCTACTACGGCACCCACAAGGCCATCGAGGACATCTCGATGACCGTGGAACCCCGCTCCGTGACGGCCTTCATCGGCCCCTCCGGCTGCGGCAAGTCCACCTTCCTGCGCACCCTGAACCGGATGCACGAGGTCACCCCCGGTGGCCGCGTCGAAGGCAAGGTGCTGCTCGACGACGAGAACCTGTACGGATCGAACGTCGACCCGGTCACCGTGCGCCGCACGGTCGGCATGGTCTTCCAGCGCCCCAACCCCTTCCCGACCATGTCGATCTTCGACAACGTCGCGGCGGGGCTGAAGCTGAACGGCAAGTACCGCAAGAGCGAGCTGAACGACGTCGTCGAGAAGTCGCTCCAGGGCGCCAACCTCTGGAACGAGGTCAAGGACCGCCTGAACAAGCCGGGCTCCGGCCTCTCCGGCGGCCAGCAGCAGCGCCTCTGCATCGCCCGCGCCATCGCGGTCGAGCCCGAGGTCCTGCTGATGGACGAACCCTGCTCCGCGCTCGACCCGATCTCGACCCTCGCGGTCGAGGACCTGATCAGCGAGCTGAAGGAACGCTTCACGATCGTCATCGTGACGCACAACATGCAGCAGGCGGCACGCGTCTCCGACCGCACGGCCTTCTTCAACCTCGCCGCCGTCGGCAAGCCGGGCCGTCTCATCGAGATAGACGAGACGGAACGGATCTTCTCCAACCCATCGGTCCAGGCCACCGAGGACTACATCTCGGGCCGCTTCGGATAAACCGCGGTCCGCCCCTCCCCCGCCGCCCCGGACACCCCCGGCGGCGGGCCCCGAACAGCCTCGCGGTGCTGCATGGCGGTGCCACCGCAAGGCCGGAAAGGGGCCGCCCCCGTTCTCTGCGAAGAGAACGGGGGCGGCCCCACATGCGGACACGGTCCGGCGGTTCGTGCGTCAGCCGAAGAGCAGGTACACGATCCCGTAGCTCGCCGCGGCGACCAGCGCCGCCGCCGGCATGGTGATGAACCAGCCCAGGATGATGTTCTTGGCGACGCCCCAGCGGACCGCGTTGACCCGCTTGGTCGCGCCGACGCCCATGATCGCGGAGGTGATGACGTGCGTGGTGGAGATCGGGGCGTGGAAGAGGAACGACGAACCGAACATGATCGACGCGCCGGTCATCTCGGCCGCGAAGCCCTGCGGCGGGTCCAGCTCGATGATCTTCCGGCCGAGCGTCCGCATGATGCGCCAGCCGCCCGCGTACGTACCGAGCGAGAGCATCAGCGCACAGACGATCTTGACCCAGATCGGGATCTCGTCGTCCGGACCCTCGACATCGGCGATGACCAAGGCCATCACGACGATACCCATCGTCTTCTGGGCGTCCTGGAGACCGTGGCCGAGCGCCATGGCGGCCGCCGAGACCGTCTGCGCGATCCGGAAACCACGCTTGGCCTTGTGCGGGTTGGACTTCCGGAACATCCACATGATCGCGACCATGAAGAGATAGCCGACGACCAGGCCGATGACCGGGGAGAGGAACATCGGGATGACGATCTTCTCCAGCACCCCGTCCCAGTGCACCATCGTCCCACCGGCCAGCGCCGCCCCGACCATGCCGCCGAACAGGGCGTGCGAGGAGGAGGACGGCAGGCCGAAGTACCAGGTGACGAGGTTCCAGACGACCGCGCCGACCAGCGCCGCGAAGAGGATGCCCATCCCCTTCGAGCCCTCGGGCGTGGCGATGAGCCCTTCACTGACCGTCTTGGCCACGCCCTGTCCGAGGAACGCGCCGGCCAGGTTCATCACCGCGGCCATCGCCAGAGCCGCCCGCGGGGTCAGCGCCCGCGTGGAGACCGAGGTGGCGATGGCGTTCGCGGAGTCGTGGAAGCCGTTCGTATACGTGAAGCCGAGCGCGACGCCAACGGTCACGATCAGCGCAAAGGTGTCCACTGAAGTCAGGACTCCTTGACCGCGATGGTCTCCACGGTGTTGGCGACGTGCTCGAACGCGTCGGCCGCCTCTTCCAGCACGTCCACGATCTGCTTCAGCTTGAGCACCTCGATGGCGTCGTACTTGCCGTTGAAGAGGTGGGCGAGCAGCTTGCGGTGGATCTGGTCCGCCTGGTTCTCCAGCCGGTTGACCTCGATCCAGTACTCGGTGAGGTTGTCCATGGTCCGCAGGCCCGGCATGGCCTCGGCGGTCAGCTCCGCCGCCCTGGCCAGCACCTCGATCTGCTGCTCGACACCCTTCGGGAGCTCCTCCACCTGGTACAGGACGACCAGGTCGACGGCCTCCTCCATGAAGTCCATGATGTCGTCGAGCGACGACGCGAGGTTGTAGATGTCCTCGCGGTCGAACGGCGTGATGAAGGAGGAGTTCAGCTGGTGGAAGATCGCGTGGGTGGCATCGTCCCCCGCGTGCTCGGCCGCCCGCATGCGCTCCGCGATCTCGGCCCGGGAGGAAGAATCCGCTCCGAGCAGTTCCATCAGGAGTTTCGAGCCCGTGACGATGTTGTCCGCTGATGCGGAGAACATGTCGTAGAAGCTCGTCTCCCTGGGGGTCAGACGAAAGCGCACGTGGGGTCCTCGGGATGCATTGGGTTCGGTCAGGCTGATGCTAGGCGCATCATCCGGCCACGGCTAACCGGCATTCTTCAGTGTCGCCCATCCACCAGCGTGATCAGCACGGCCCCCGGGTCACGTTTCGGCTCGATTCGTTACCCTATACCCACCCGGGGTATACAGCCCGGGGGAGAGTCCGCGCGGCATCCGGCTACATGGCCGGTCAGAGTGGGTGCGACCGCCGACCCGGTCGCTGCCACGGTCGCCGGCCCGGCCGCCGACACGCCCGGGTACGACACAACGGGAGGACCCCATGACCACCACCGAGGCCGCAGGACCGACCGGATCCACACCCCCGGAACCCGCCGGGACCCCGCCCCCGCGTCCGGCCGGTGCCGTCACCGACCACGACCGGGGCATCCACGGCTACCACCACCAGAAGGACGAGCACCTCAAGCGCCTGCGCCGGATCGAAGGCCAGATCCGCGGCCTCCAGCGGATGGTGGACGAGGACACCTACTGCATCGACATACTCACCCAGGTCTCGGCGTCCACCAAGGCGCTGCAGTCCTTCGCGCTCCAGTTGCTGGAGGAACACCTCCGCCACTGCGTCGCCGACGCCGCCGTCAAGGGCGGGGACGAGATCGACGCGAAGGTCGACGAGGCCACCAAGGCCATCGCCCGCCTGCTCCGCACCTGACGGCCGCGCGCCCGGCACCCGTCACGCGGCTCCGCGCACGTGACACGTGCCACGTGGTCCGGATCGGGTCAGGACCTGCGTTCGGACTGGTGGGGGATGCTGCCGGACGGACCGGCGGCCTCGCCCGCGTTGAGCACCTCGTCGATGCGGTCCGGGCTGAGCCGGTCCTCGGGGCTGGAGGATGCGGCGATCATCAGCTCGCCGCAGAGCTCGATCTCGGCGAGGGCCACGTACTCCTGTGCGTTCGGAGCGCTGAGCGTCATCACCTGCGTCACCTCTTCTCTCTACCGTCGCCGGCCCTCGGGGCTGTCCCGCGGTCCCTGGCGGATGCGCGACCACGGCCTTGACACCCAGGGCCTTTCGTTCGGACCGGCCCCGGCCGCGCTGCCGGAACGTCCGCATACATCCCGGATGCGAACGCCCCTCCGCCCTGCGATGCACCGCGTCCGACGCCGCACACTGATCCACCACGGATCACGGGAGAGTCCTTCGGCGCACAGACTCCAAGCGTAGGGACCGGCAAGCGCCGCGCGCATGACACGGACGGGCCATTTCGGCCCCTCCCAAGAGGACTGCTCTCCCCCGCCGAACACCCGTACGCCCGGCCTGTCGCGGCGACGGCCGCCCCGCCCGCGCCCGTACGAACGTCGAAATCCAGCCACCGGTGTCGACCGGGGCACCGGCCAGGACGGCGGCCCGGACGGCGGCCCGTCGGCACGGCTGCGGGGGCCGCCACCCCTGCCACACCCTCCGCCGCGCCCCCTGCCTCCGGACTTGTCGCCGTCACCGCCACCGCCACCGCCGCCTCAGCTCTGCCGGATCTCGCCCGTGTAGAGGTCCGCGCCGTCCGGCAACTCCACGGTGACCGGCGTTCCGAACCCGTACAGCAGCATCGTCGAGACCACCGTCACCGCCGGGCCCTCGGCCGCGAAGGTGAAGCGGTGGCGGACCTTCCGGAGCCGGCCCTCGTCGTCCAGGTAGGCGTCGAAGGGCACCGCGTGCGTGCGGAACCCGTCCGCCGCGGCGCTCAGCGCCGCCCGCGACAGGGGCGAGGCGGCCCCCGCCGCGCTGCCGATGTCCGCCGTCCCCCGGTAGTGGCGGACCCCGACGCCCGCCAGCTCGGTCCGCCCCACGTACGTCACGCCCCGGGCCCGGCGCAGCAGCTCGGCGGCGGCCATCGGGTCGGTGACCCCGCCGGTGACGAGGTTGCCGTCCGCCAGCACCGTGGTGTCGATCCGCACCCACTTGCCTTCCGGGACCCCGGCACCCCGGTTCTTCATGTAGAGCGCGCCGGGCGTCAGCAGCTCGGTGATCGGCCGGTGCTCGTCCGACCCGGCGGCGTCCTTCGGCAGCACCACCTTGATGCGGCCGAGCTGCCTGCGGAAGTCGTACGCCCCCTGGCCCCGGATGGTCACCCTGGTGCCACCGGCCGAGGTCTCCATCGAGGTGTTGGTCTCCGCCCCTCCGGATGCGGCGAGCACGTCCGCCGCCCGGTCGAGCACCTGCGCGGGCGGCTCGTCCGCCGGAACGCCCGCGACCGTCCCGCTCCCCCCGACGGAACAGCCGGCCAGCACCGCGAACACGCCCGCCACGGCCAGCGCGCGGACAGCCAGTGCCGCGCCTTCGCACCTGTGCTGCCGCACCACCATCGCCTGCCAACCCCCAACGACGTCACGCCGGAACCGGGCCCTCGCCCGTCCCGCATAACGACGGCCGCCGCCCCCCGTCACGCCGGGCCACCCCGATCGGCGGCGAGCCCGCACTACCCCCTCCCCTCCGGGCCGCCCCGCCAGTACCGTGGACGCGTGCATCAGGAAGCTTTCCTCCCCGCCCGGCGCACCCCGGCGTGCGCGTCCCCGCCGTCCGGCATCCTCACCCCTGCCGAGCCCGTTCCCGCAGCTCAGGACCATGCGACGAGCACCACCGAACGCGGCTCGTTCTGTCTCGCCCGCTGCACCTGCGGCTGGTCCGGACCGGCCCGCCGCTCGCGCGACCTGGCCCGCACCGACGCCGAACGCCACCGGACAGGAACCTGACCAACCGGGCGCGGCGCCGACCGGCGCCCTCGTCCGGCTCCCCTCACCGCCACACCAGCCCCGGAGCTCCCATGAAGCAGCCGTACCTCCCGGGCCAGGTGGTCCCCGCGCCCCGGCGCCCGAGCCCCGTACCGGCTCCGGCCACGCCTCGGCCGCCCGCCCGCCGCAGCGTGCTGGCCGCCGGCGCGCTCGCCGCGCTCACCTCGGCGACCGCGTCCTGCTCCGCCCCGGGCTCCGGTGCACCGGACCCGGACGCGACGAAGACCGGCCGCGCCGGCGACCCCCGCCCCACCACCGGCTACCCCGCTCCGGCGGGGAGCCCCACCGCGTCGGCCGGCGGGGCGCCGGCGGACTGGCCCGCGCTCGGCCGCGGGCTCGACGGCACCCTCGTACGGCCCGAGGACTCCGCGTACGACACCGCCCGCCGGCTCTACAACACCCGCTTCGACACCCAGCGGCCCGCGGCCGTCGCCTACGTCCGGCACGAGGACGACATACGCACCTGCCTCGCCTTCGCCCGTACGACCGGGACCCCCGTGGCGATCCGCAGCGGCGGCCACTCCTACGCGGGCCTCTCCGGTGGCACCGGCCGGCTGGTCGTCGACGTCTCGGCCCTCTCCGGTGTCGACCGGGACGGCACCATCGGCGCGGGCGCCCGGCTCGGCGACGTCTACCGGGGGCTCGGCGCCCACGGCCTCACCGTCCCGGGCGGCTCCTGCGCCACGGTCGGCATATCCGGCCTCACCCTCGGCGGCGGCCACGGCGTGGCCTCGCGCGCATACGGCCTGACCTGCGACAACCTCACCTCCGCCACCCTGGTCACCGCCGACGGGCAGACCCTGACCGCCGACGCCGGCCGGAACCAGGACCTCTTCTGGGCGCTGCGCGGCGGGGGCAACGGCTCCTTCGGCGTCGTCACCCGCCTCCGCTTCCGTACCTCGCCCGCCCCGCAGACCGTCGTCTGCACGCTCCGCTGGCCCTGGTCCCGGGCGGGCTCGGTGCTCGCCGCCTGGCAGGAGTGGGGGCCCGACCAGCCGGACGAGATCTGGTCCTCCCTCCATTTCGAGGCGGGCGCGGACGGCGCCGACCCGACGGTGACGCTCGCCGCGTTCAGCCTCGGTACCTACGGCGACCTCCAGAACGCGGTGGACCGGCTCGCCGACCGCGCCGGGTCCTCCGCCTCCACCGTCTCCCTGCGCCGACGCGGCTACGAGGACGCGATGCTGGCCTACGCCGGCTGCGCGGGCCTCACCGCCGACCAGTGCCACCTGCCCGGTACGACCCCGGGGCGCACCGCCGGGGGAGCCCTCGGGCGCGAGACGTACGCGGCTGCCTCCGACTTCTTCACCCGCTCGCTGCCGCCCGAGGGGCTGCGCGCCCTCACCGGGGGCGTCGAGGCGTTCACCCGCCGGGCCGTCGGCGAGGGCGGCAAGGGCTCGGTCATCCTCACGGCCCTCGGCGGGGCGATCAACCG from the Streptomyces sp. NBC_01335 genome contains:
- a CDS encoding RNA degradosome polyphosphate kinase, with translation MSQQPSADVPVQQPSSTPPAQPSVGSLAAHRPPAVSKGSLGSSGFTTAADLDRDLDADADSYEPRRDGGNLPADRFLDRERSWLAFNERVLELAEDPATPLLERANFLAIFASNLDEFFMVRVAGLKRRIATGVATRSASGLQPREVLEQIWTRSRELMARHAACYQQDIAPALSDEGIQLIRWPDLTEKEQARLFTFFRQRVFPVLTPLAVDPAHPFPYISGLSLNLAVVVRNPVSGHRHFARVKVPPLLTRFLEASPQRHVPIEDVIAAHLEELFPGMEVLAHHMFRVTRNEDLEVEEDDAENLLQALEKELMRRRFGPPVRLEVEESIDPYVLDLLVRELKVTDAEVYPLPGPLDLTGLFGIASLDRQELKYPKFIAGTHRDLAEVESASAPDVFAALRERDVLLHHPYDSFSTSVQAFLEQAAGDPDVLAIKQTLYRTSGDSPIVDALIDAAESGKQVLVLVEIKARFDEQANIKWARKLEEAGCHVVYGLVGLKTHCKLSLVVRQEGDTLRRYSHVGTGNYHPKTARLYEDIGLLTADPQVGADLSDLFNRLSGYSRRETYRRLLVAPKSLRDGLVARINKEIAHHRAGRPAYVRFKVNSMVDEAIIDACYRASQAGVPVDIWVRGICAVRPGVPGLSENVRVRSILGRFLEHSRLFSFGNGGEPEVWFGSADMMHRNLDRRIEALVRVTDPAHRAALSRLLETGMADTTSSWHLGPDGEWTRHSTDADGQPLRHVQEMLIDARRRRRATP
- a CDS encoding CHAD domain-containing protein, whose translation is MRRPDQQTPGTATALSAEAVLAPYLRAQAADFLRSLRLHREQSAPTDTGGRGAEEAARALRRSARRISGTLHTFKGLLDPGWADQLRAELAWLSGTLAREHDCSTRLLRLLEALHRLSGAHLPAARTGTGKATATGTGPGSGTATDRAALDVGAARAGALLERQLTLARTRAHSAALQALGSSRFHAVADSVALLASEVPLTGAAGAPAAETLLGPSEHARGRLLGAVAALPPGEAADVYNEAHDAHWHQIRLLLRLHRYAHEVVAGAPDPVLAGPEHALDLHREASEAASAASAAARTPRIAPATAYALGVLHADQRHEVDAARCVFRDTWPYAAAVAAP
- a CDS encoding NUDIX hydrolase, with the translated sequence MSSPSPVLAAGCVLWRRSPYDGALQVCLVHRPRYDDWSHPKGKLKRGESAREAAVREVLEETGHHCEPGTALPTLRYEVNGHPKEVFYWEAPATGGAFVPNDEVDRVAWLSPAAARGRLTRPADRVPLDAALAALPDA
- the pstS gene encoding phosphate ABC transporter substrate-binding protein PstS: MKLQRKNRLRATALGALAVSGALVLTACGSDDNTSSSTTGGSSQSASAAASDISCDGATGQLLASGSSAQKNAVDLWVKNYMAACSGVEVNYKSSSSGEGIIAFNQGTVGFAGSDSALKPEEVTDSKKICKTGQGINLPMVGGPIAIGFHLEGVDSLTLDAPTLAKIFDTKIKKWNDEAIAKLNPGVKLPDKAIQPFHRSEDSGTTQNLGKYLAATAGDNWKYEPEKKWPAPGGQAATGSAGVAAQVKQVDGSIGYFELSYATSQSISTVDINTGASAPVKASPETASAAIAAAKIKGTGKDLALDLDYTTKAEGAYPIVLVTYEVVCDTGNKAETLPTVKSFLTYTASDAGQKVLTEAGYAPIPAEINTKVRETIAALS
- the pstC gene encoding phosphate ABC transporter permease subunit PstC; protein product: MASTTPIDIPPAPPARPTRPATSTGRAGDKIFLGLSRGSGILLLVIMASIAVFLTYRAVLAVSKDEGNFLTTFDWNPAGDPPVFGIAVLLFGTVVSSIVAMVIAVPVAVGIALFISHYAPRRLAAPLSYVVDLLAAVPSIVYGIWGALVLVPHLEGLNLWLDQYFGWTYLFEKTEVGVARSLFTVGILLAIMILPIVTSVSREVFLQVPRMNEEAALALGATRWEVIRLSVLPFGRSGVISASMLGLGRALGETMAVATVLSPSFLISFHLLNPGGGTFAQNIAAKFDEATQLGRDALIASGLVLFVLTLLVNGAARLIIARRKEYSGANA
- the pstA gene encoding phosphate ABC transporter permease PstA; protein product: MSHAPTGVQDTRTPSEGALSSRTLPRWAPLGFAVAAIALGVGIGAAAGLDSHVQWGLISALLFLAISYVTTTVVENQRQAKDRLATSVVWVCFILAIVPLASLVWTTVSRGAKVLDGYFLTHSMAGVLSTEPGGGVYHALIGTLEQVGIATVISAPIGLLTAVYLVEYGKGALAKAVTFFVDVMTGIPSIVAGLFILSIMLMADLGPSGLMGSLALSILMIPVVVRSTEEMLKLVPNELREASFALGIPKWRTILKVVLPTAIGGIATGVMLAIARVAGETAPIILLVFGSQLINTNPFSDPQSSLPYYIWEQYKVGSEASYDRAWGAALVLIAFVMILNLVARGIARWKAPKTSR